One genomic window of Sporosarcina ureae includes the following:
- a CDS encoding DUF3784 domain-containing protein codes for MNSLQSSLYFFMKRGMIMVGLLLDVIILLAFIVYGIALWQGKGASMLSGYNTMSMEKKMQINERALCKFMAKIMFALSFCVGLFAVSELLEEDIYFIVGLSLFVAVLGFALIYANTGNRFKK; via the coding sequence GTGAACTCGTTACAGAGTTCACTCTATTTTTTTATGAAACGAGGAATGATTATGGTCGGCTTGCTACTAGATGTCATCATTCTACTTGCATTTATTGTGTACGGTATCGCACTTTGGCAAGGTAAAGGCGCATCTATGCTTTCGGGATACAATACGATGTCCATGGAGAAAAAGATGCAGATTAATGAACGTGCGTTATGCAAATTTATGGCGAAAATTATGTTCGCTTTAAGTTTTTGTGTCGGACTGTTCGCAGTAAGTGAACTGCTGGAGGAAGATATATATTTCATAGTGGGACTATCACTATTCGTGGCCGTACTCGGTTTTGCATTGATCTATGCGAATACAGGAAATCGATTTAAAAAATGA
- a CDS encoding D-glycero-alpha-D-manno-heptose-1,7-bisphosphate 7-phosphatase, whose amino-acid sequence MKNAVFLDRDGVINEVLTHRVKFVNEPNQLYFLPGVAEAIKQLNQVFDYIFVVTNQGGVGLGYMKESTLKSIHHHMIAELAKEGAIIDKVAYCPHKPKSGCDCRKPHSKLIENLAMNYNVNLSTSYMIGDTDTDIIAGKRAGTKTVFLGTTDPIADAVFPDLLHAVPWIIDDMAK is encoded by the coding sequence ATGAAAAATGCTGTATTTCTGGATCGAGATGGTGTGATCAATGAAGTGTTAACGCATCGTGTGAAATTTGTGAATGAACCTAACCAATTATATTTTTTGCCTGGAGTAGCAGAGGCGATTAAGCAATTGAATCAAGTATTTGATTACATATTTGTTGTGACGAATCAAGGCGGTGTTGGTCTTGGTTACATGAAAGAATCTACATTGAAATCCATTCATCATCATATGATTGCAGAGCTTGCAAAGGAAGGTGCCATAATTGACAAAGTCGCTTATTGTCCGCATAAGCCGAAGTCTGGTTGTGATTGCCGTAAGCCACATAGTAAGCTAATAGAAAATCTTGCCATGAACTATAATGTAAACTTGTCCACATCTTATATGATAGGCGATACGGATACTGACATTATTGCCGGAAAAAGAGCAGGAACTAAGACCGTCTTCCTAGGTACAACAGATCCAATAGCCGATGCAGTATTTCCAGATTTACTTCATGCCGTTCCCTGGATCATAGACGATATGGCGAAGTGA
- a CDS encoding small, acid-soluble spore protein tlp has product MMAKNYPKPNDSADNKERLNKTISNMEAAEDAMKFAEGKEFEQIKKKNERRAESIEDLKEEISEEDKSRINGYL; this is encoded by the coding sequence ATGATGGCGAAGAACTATCCAAAACCAAATGATTCTGCAGACAACAAAGAACGATTGAATAAGACGATCAGTAATATGGAAGCAGCAGAAGATGCAATGAAGTTTGCAGAAGGTAAAGAGTTCGAACAGATCAAAAAGAAAAATGAACGCAGAGCAGAAAGTATCGAAGATTTAAAAGAAGAAATTAGTGAAGAAGATAAGTCGCGTATCAATGGTTATTTATAA
- a CDS encoding class I SAM-dependent methyltransferase has translation MGSLFPKIYDIAMKPVEATRFKKVRMEIIRNARGNVLEIGSGTGINFPYYRQASHVTAIEPNSEMSSRAMRRGRNAHVPITLYEANAETLPFADNSFDTIISTLVFCTIPDPLRALKEIQRVSKQDATILFFEHVKMKQPTLAKAQDVLNPLWEKICDGCQINRDTLSLVYDSGICVEEIESLYGGLFLSIKCKK, from the coding sequence ATGGGAAGTTTATTTCCGAAAATATATGACATAGCCATGAAACCAGTAGAAGCAACTCGATTTAAAAAAGTTCGAATGGAAATAATCCGGAATGCACGAGGGAATGTGCTGGAGATCGGTTCGGGTACCGGTATCAATTTTCCCTATTATCGACAGGCGAGCCACGTAACAGCGATTGAACCGAATTCGGAGATGAGTAGTAGAGCGATGAGAAGAGGGCGCAATGCGCATGTGCCCATTACTTTATATGAGGCAAATGCAGAAACATTACCATTTGCGGATAACTCATTTGACACGATAATTTCAACTTTAGTATTTTGTACAATACCAGATCCACTACGTGCATTAAAAGAAATCCAACGTGTGAGCAAGCAGGATGCCACGATTTTATTTTTCGAACATGTCAAAATGAAGCAGCCTACTCTTGCAAAAGCACAAGATGTATTAAACCCATTATGGGAAAAAATCTGCGATGGTTGCCAAATAAATCGAGATACTCTTTCATTGGTTTATGATTCTGGTATATGTGTAGAAGAAATTGAATCACTCTATGGTGGTTTGTTTTTATCTATTAAATGTAAAAAATAG
- a CDS encoding 3-oxoacyl-ACP reductase has protein sequence MKFEEYTGKTVLVTGAASGIGRAQAIAFLENGANVFAFDIQEGNLPTLQKEYPLQFAYAIGSVSVKEDVTRAVQEACNVFGTIDILLNTAGVLDGFAKTLDTDEALWEKIMDTNVKGTYLMTNEILPQMIAHKSGIIINMASIAGLVAGGGGAAYTASKHAIVGYTKQLDMDYCREGIRANAIAPGAIQTPMNQADFAGDGEMAKWVAEETPAGRWAQPSEVANLTLYLASTAADYIHGAVIPIDGGWIAK, from the coding sequence ATGAAATTTGAAGAATATACAGGGAAGACAGTTCTAGTGACTGGAGCAGCTTCAGGTATTGGACGAGCACAAGCTATAGCATTTTTAGAAAATGGAGCAAATGTCTTTGCGTTTGATATACAAGAAGGAAATCTCCCGACATTACAAAAAGAGTATCCGTTACAGTTCGCCTATGCGATTGGTAGTGTCAGTGTAAAGGAAGATGTAACACGGGCTGTTCAGGAAGCATGTAACGTGTTTGGTACAATAGATATATTATTAAACACAGCAGGGGTTCTTGACGGTTTTGCAAAAACACTGGATACCGACGAAGCACTTTGGGAAAAAATCATGGACACGAATGTGAAAGGTACATATTTGATGACAAATGAAATATTGCCACAGATGATCGCTCATAAGTCAGGTATTATTATCAATATGGCATCCATTGCGGGCCTCGTGGCAGGTGGTGGCGGGGCAGCCTATACTGCATCCAAACATGCTATTGTCGGGTATACGAAACAACTGGACATGGATTACTGCCGTGAGGGGATTCGTGCGAATGCGATTGCACCAGGAGCGATTCAGACACCGATGAATCAAGCGGATTTTGCAGGAGACGGTGAAATGGCAAAGTGGGTAGCAGAGGAAACACCTGCAGGGCGCTGGGCACAGCCGAGTGAAGTGGCGAACCTAACGTTATATTTAGCCAGTACCGCAGCTGATTATATCCATGGAGCGGTTATTCCAATTGACGGCGGTTGGATTGCGAAATAA
- a CDS encoding acyltransferase family protein, which produces MSDLKLPNKRFRPEIEGVRTVATLLIAIYHIWFGRVSGGIDVFFVISGYLMTLSIISRIERTGSVNFIEYFLNLARRLLPQATVVLIFTGIFAVILLPKFEWGEIITHMMASTFYFENWRLAFDSVDYLAQDNIPTPFQHFWSLSVQGQFYFIWPVLFTSIYYIARKLLKTPVYKTLLSSLIIVFICSLAFSVYQTNVNQPFAYFNTFTRIWEFSIGGIFALLSPYLFFNKRLSVVLGWVGLAIIGLTGFSFPVSTVFPGYLALIPISGVLLILIASESITIYGVNRFLSTKPLIYLGSLTYGVYLWHWPLLIFYRTYMETETVPIGDGILLLMATFVLSMISTKLLEKTVQKIGGNQKKGKLLVVLSTMVVLACSSIFSISAYIEKATANSDIVHEQDYPGAQSKDYNMKSVSYVEPIPSPSEIKTDLPVFYNDLECQSANLTEVRKCSYGVLEGFDFTLALVGGSHSGHWFPALIELAEEMNFKIDLYSHDGCRFTDEDPKGNLTKACIPWNSNLIDTLIEDPPDLVFTTATVNKHPKVPRGFVNQWKRLEGITTIFAIRDNPRMQEIIPVCLEQADDPLECSVPRDQAIAKENPWEVTEGIPSNVFFADLTDSFCDETTCYPIIGNIIVYRDDNHITAEYAKTLAPALKVPLQQAFDNVGKKHAQ; this is translated from the coding sequence ATGTCGGATCTAAAGTTACCTAATAAAAGATTTAGACCCGAGATAGAAGGGGTACGAACGGTAGCAACATTATTGATCGCAATTTATCATATATGGTTTGGTAGAGTGTCTGGTGGAATCGATGTGTTCTTCGTTATTTCAGGTTATTTGATGACGTTATCCATCATCTCGCGTATAGAACGAACAGGATCAGTAAATTTTATCGAGTATTTTCTGAACTTAGCGAGAAGGTTATTACCCCAAGCGACAGTAGTCTTGATTTTCACTGGAATTTTTGCTGTCATTCTTCTGCCCAAGTTTGAATGGGGAGAAATAATAACGCATATGATGGCTTCCACATTTTATTTTGAAAACTGGCGGCTAGCATTCGATTCTGTTGACTATTTGGCGCAAGATAATATACCTACTCCATTTCAACATTTTTGGTCACTTAGTGTGCAAGGTCAATTTTATTTTATCTGGCCTGTTCTATTTACGTCTATTTATTATATCGCACGAAAGCTTTTGAAAACACCAGTATACAAGACATTACTTAGTTCGCTTATCATCGTGTTTATATGTTCATTGGCTTTTTCCGTCTATCAAACAAATGTTAACCAGCCTTTTGCATACTTCAATACATTCACACGGATATGGGAATTTAGTATTGGTGGCATTTTTGCTTTACTATCGCCATACTTATTTTTCAATAAAAGATTAAGCGTAGTCTTAGGATGGGTTGGTCTAGCAATTATCGGACTTACTGGATTTTCATTTCCAGTATCAACTGTATTCCCTGGATATTTGGCATTGATTCCTATTAGTGGAGTACTACTAATATTAATTGCCTCGGAAAGTATCACAATATATGGTGTAAATCGATTTTTATCGACAAAGCCTCTGATTTATCTAGGGAGTCTTACATATGGTGTATATTTATGGCATTGGCCGTTGCTGATTTTCTATCGTACGTATATGGAAACAGAAACAGTGCCTATAGGAGATGGGATATTACTATTGATGGCGACCTTTGTGTTGTCCATGATTTCTACCAAATTATTAGAAAAAACTGTTCAAAAAATAGGTGGGAATCAGAAGAAAGGGAAACTACTCGTCGTATTGTCAACTATGGTAGTACTTGCATGTAGTTCAATATTTTCTATTTCTGCTTATATTGAAAAGGCGACTGCTAATTCGGATATTGTCCATGAACAAGATTACCCTGGTGCTCAATCAAAAGATTATAATATGAAAAGCGTATCCTATGTAGAACCGATCCCGTCACCTTCAGAAATCAAAACAGATCTTCCGGTATTTTATAATGATTTGGAATGTCAGTCCGCCAATCTAACGGAAGTCAGGAAATGTTCTTATGGTGTATTGGAAGGTTTTGATTTCACGTTGGCACTCGTTGGTGGTTCACACTCAGGTCATTGGTTCCCGGCTTTAATAGAATTAGCGGAAGAAATGAATTTTAAAATTGATTTATATAGTCATGATGGTTGTCGTTTTACAGACGAAGACCCCAAGGGAAACTTAACGAAAGCTTGTATTCCCTGGAATAGTAATTTAATTGATACGTTAATAGAAGATCCACCTGATTTGGTTTTCACAACAGCGACAGTGAATAAACATCCAAAAGTACCTCGAGGATTTGTGAATCAGTGGAAAAGACTTGAAGGAATTACTACAATTTTTGCGATACGGGATAATCCTCGTATGCAAGAAATCATTCCTGTTTGCCTTGAACAAGCAGACGATCCGTTGGAGTGTTCCGTGCCAAGAGATCAAGCCATTGCGAAGGAAAATCCGTGGGAAGTGACAGAAGGTATTCCATCGAATGTATTTTTCGCAGACTTAACAGACTCTTTTTGTGATGAAACGACTTGTTATCCTATCATTGGAAATATCATTGTCTATCGTGATGATAATCATATTACTGCAGAATATGCAAAAACGTTAGCACCTGCATTAAAAGTGCCTTTGCAGCAAGCATTCGATAACGTAGGAAAAAAACATGCGCAATGA
- a CDS encoding MFS transporter — protein MDLRVLLLAVSAITVGLVELVVGGILPVIADDLNVSIATAGQLITVFALVYAVAGPVLLSLTVKVERKKLYLITLFVFLVGNVLTYFSPTFGLMMAARILTAASAALVIVLSLTITARMVEPRVRAKSLGYIYMGISSSLVLGVPIGIVITNAFGWRTVFLGISFLTVGSIVLIAKFLEKIPTGEVQPLSVQIKALANKKIFFAHMATMFMLAGHYTVYAYFTPFLETTMQLSPYWISVFYFLFGLAAVAGGAFGGGLATRLGSKKSILIILGAFAISLFALPYSTFSIPLFIIFMMVWGGLSWALAPAQQEYIIQSDPVTSDVHQSFNNSALQVGIALGSGVGGIVFSQTGAVTNMPAVGGVLVIIAFICAAISLSMTIKTRQATV, from the coding sequence TTGGATTTACGTGTTTTATTATTGGCAGTGTCTGCTATTACGGTGGGACTGGTAGAATTGGTGGTCGGCGGGATTTTGCCTGTCATTGCCGATGATCTGAATGTTTCAATCGCAACAGCCGGACAACTCATTACAGTATTCGCTCTCGTGTACGCGGTAGCAGGACCCGTGTTATTGTCACTGACCGTAAAAGTAGAGCGCAAGAAATTATATTTAATCACACTTTTTGTATTTTTAGTAGGAAACGTTCTGACCTATTTTAGTCCGACTTTCGGTTTAATGATGGCAGCCCGTATTTTGACAGCTGCCAGTGCGGCACTCGTCATTGTTCTATCACTAACGATTACAGCGCGTATGGTCGAGCCTAGAGTACGGGCAAAGTCACTTGGTTATATTTATATGGGAATCAGTTCTTCACTTGTACTAGGTGTACCGATTGGGATTGTCATAACAAATGCTTTTGGATGGCGAACTGTATTCCTAGGTATTTCATTTTTGACGGTTGGTTCGATTGTATTGATCGCCAAGTTCCTTGAGAAGATTCCCACTGGCGAAGTGCAGCCGCTTTCTGTTCAAATTAAAGCATTGGCAAATAAAAAGATCTTCTTTGCTCATATGGCAACGATGTTCATGCTGGCTGGTCATTACACAGTGTATGCATATTTCACACCATTCCTGGAGACCACGATGCAATTGAGTCCCTATTGGATTAGTGTGTTTTACTTCCTGTTTGGATTAGCTGCAGTTGCAGGCGGAGCATTCGGTGGCGGACTGGCAACACGTCTTGGTTCCAAGAAAAGCATTTTAATTATTTTGGGTGCGTTCGCTATCAGTTTATTCGCCCTGCCTTACTCTACATTTTCAATTCCATTATTCATCATCTTCATGATGGTTTGGGGCGGATTGAGTTGGGCATTGGCACCTGCGCAACAGGAATATATTATTCAAAGTGATCCGGTTACATCAGACGTGCACCAGAGTTTTAATAACTCGGCTCTGCAAGTCGGAATCGCACTTGGTTCCGGTGTCGGTGGTATCGTGTTCAGCCAGACGGGTGCTGTGACGAACATGCCGGCGGTTGGTGGTGTACTGGTCATCATCGCATTCATTTGTGCGGCTATCTCGCTATCGATGACTATAAAGACTCGTCAGGCAACCGTATAA
- a CDS encoding dihydrolipoyl dehydrogenase family protein, whose translation MVKEYDLLVIGTGSAGSIAATKCKKEGWSVAIIDDRPLGGTCSQRGCDPKKVLVEAAELIDWNERMHGKGIEEDSKINWPELMEFKRTFTRSIPKDTEEKYEKLGIDMYHGKAVFQSENELKVCSEVLKGKYILIASGAEPVKLNIEGEEYLTLSDEFMELESLPKKIIFIGGGFISFEFAHLAARAGSEVHILHRSENALKHFDQDLVKKLIERTEEIGVHVHVNTPVNGIEKCGDSFVVKGEQMNRQVEWKADLVVHGAGRTPALDIDLEKGNVQRDKQGVCVNEYMQSVSNPHVYAAGDVASSDAPPLTPVATTESHVVASNLLKGNNKTADYPVIPSIVYTVPKLSSVGMSEQEAKNSGLKIYVKSQDTTEWFTYKQTNEGAAAFKVIIDQEKDVVLGAHFLGGGADELINLFAMAIRFQIPLIELKQMPFAYPTVASDISYML comes from the coding sequence ATGGTCAAAGAATATGATTTGCTTGTGATTGGAACAGGCAGTGCAGGTTCTATTGCAGCAACAAAATGCAAGAAAGAAGGCTGGAGCGTTGCCATTATCGATGATCGTCCATTAGGGGGGACATGTTCTCAGCGAGGTTGTGATCCAAAGAAAGTATTGGTAGAGGCTGCTGAACTCATTGACTGGAATGAACGGATGCATGGAAAAGGAATTGAAGAAGATAGCAAAATCAATTGGCCAGAATTAATGGAATTCAAACGAACGTTTACTCGGTCAATACCTAAAGATACGGAAGAAAAATATGAGAAATTAGGAATTGACATGTATCACGGCAAGGCGGTCTTTCAAAGTGAAAACGAGTTGAAAGTCTGCTCGGAAGTATTAAAAGGGAAATATATTTTAATAGCTTCAGGTGCAGAACCTGTGAAATTGAATATCGAAGGTGAAGAATATTTGACGCTGAGCGATGAGTTCATGGAATTAGAGTCACTTCCCAAAAAGATTATTTTTATAGGTGGAGGATTTATTTCATTCGAATTTGCGCATCTTGCCGCGAGGGCAGGATCGGAAGTGCATATTCTGCATAGAAGTGAAAACGCTCTCAAACATTTTGATCAAGATTTGGTAAAAAAGCTGATTGAACGTACTGAAGAAATTGGTGTTCATGTGCATGTGAACACACCCGTAAACGGAATTGAAAAGTGTGGCGATTCATTTGTAGTTAAAGGGGAACAAATGAATCGTCAAGTAGAGTGGAAAGCAGATCTTGTTGTACATGGGGCAGGACGCACACCTGCATTGGATATTGATTTAGAAAAAGGAAATGTACAGCGTGATAAGCAAGGCGTATGTGTCAATGAATACATGCAGAGTGTCAGTAATCCACATGTATATGCAGCTGGAGATGTCGCTTCAAGTGACGCGCCTCCTTTGACACCCGTCGCAACAACGGAATCACATGTTGTCGCTTCGAATCTTCTAAAAGGGAATAATAAAACGGCAGATTATCCAGTCATCCCATCTATTGTATACACTGTCCCCAAATTATCATCGGTTGGAATGAGCGAACAAGAGGCAAAAAACTCCGGTTTAAAAATATATGTAAAATCACAAGATACCACCGAGTGGTTCACATATAAACAGACAAATGAAGGGGCAGCGGCATTTAAAGTAATTATCGACCAAGAGAAAGATGTTGTACTCGGTGCACATTTCTTAGGTGGAGGAGCCGATGAACTGATTAATCTCTTCGCGATGGCTATTCGATTCCAAATTCCGCTCATCGAATTAAAGCAAATGCCATTCGCATATCCCACAGTAGCTTCTGATATTTCGTATATGTTGTAA
- a CDS encoding QueT transporter family protein: MSMSYVKDSPKSKSTVNELTKTALVAALYVAVTFVFAVISFGAIQLRLSEMFNYLALYNKRYVIGVTLGVMFANFMSPTWILDVPIGSMATLVALLVCRALTKKIKNDIVKMVITAIVFALSMCAIAAQLTILLGFPFWATWLTAGIGELLSMTIGGIIIYSLNKKIDLSK; this comes from the coding sequence ATGAGTATGTCTTATGTAAAAGATTCACCTAAGAGTAAAAGTACGGTGAATGAACTGACAAAAACAGCTCTCGTTGCAGCTTTGTATGTGGCGGTGACGTTTGTATTTGCAGTTATCAGTTTTGGCGCAATCCAATTGCGTTTGTCAGAGATGTTCAATTACCTAGCTTTGTATAATAAACGATACGTGATTGGTGTCACGCTAGGTGTCATGTTCGCAAACTTTATGTCCCCCACTTGGATTCTGGATGTGCCGATTGGTTCTATGGCTACGTTAGTCGCATTATTAGTATGTCGTGCGCTGACAAAGAAAATTAAAAATGATATCGTCAAAATGGTCATCACTGCTATTGTTTTTGCATTGTCTATGTGCGCCATTGCTGCTCAATTGACAATTTTACTAGGTTTCCCATTCTGGGCTACTTGGCTGACAGCGGGAATCGGTGAGTTATTATCCATGACAATTGGCGGGATTATTATATATTCGTTGAATAAGAAAATAGATTTGTCCAAATAA
- a CDS encoding monothiol bacilliredoxin BrxC family protein, with protein sequence MKRIKKVDEWRELLEKSDEQPFLLFKSSMTSVSSLAAKKELDGLRTELPIYIVITQVSRKLSAAIESDLSVAHEVPQLLILKDKRAIWQATHYQIKEQILLDAIKEYV encoded by the coding sequence ATGAAAAGAATAAAAAAGGTTGATGAGTGGCGGGAACTGCTTGAAAAGTCGGATGAGCAACCATTCCTTTTATTTAAATCAAGCATGACATCTGTTAGTAGTTTAGCAGCTAAAAAAGAATTGGATGGACTTCGCACGGAATTGCCTATTTATATCGTCATTACACAAGTGAGTAGAAAGCTTTCGGCGGCCATTGAATCAGATTTAAGTGTTGCGCACGAAGTTCCCCAATTATTGATTTTAAAAGATAAACGAGCTATCTGGCAAGCTACTCATTATCAAATCAAAGAACAAATTTTATTGGATGCAATAAAAGAATACGTCTAA
- a CDS encoding DUF2829 domain-containing protein — protein MTFEEILPRLKDGEKVIRSNWGGAELYVKLVGESEQDGKKLNPYFVIDVTGEGYTMFTPTVCDLLAEDWVIVE, from the coding sequence ATGACATTTGAAGAAATATTGCCACGTTTGAAGGATGGAGAGAAAGTCATCCGTAGTAACTGGGGCGGAGCGGAATTATACGTGAAATTAGTAGGAGAGAGCGAGCAAGACGGCAAGAAGTTAAATCCTTATTTCGTGATTGACGTAACCGGTGAAGGGTACACCATGTTCACACCAACTGTTTGTGACTTACTGGCGGAAGATTGGGTAATCGTAGAATAA
- a CDS encoding DUF3887 domain-containing protein: MKKLIILALATVFLLAACGKNKVDESAAEEYIKKSKETITLFNEEKFDEMRSMFDATMKDALTVEQLQDVSNIVKESGEFVSFEKESVAKKEQYFVATIATKYKEDNRVYTITLDEQQRIAGFFVK, from the coding sequence ATGAAAAAACTAATTATACTCGCCCTAGCAACGGTATTCCTACTCGCTGCATGTGGAAAGAATAAGGTCGACGAATCTGCTGCTGAAGAGTATATTAAGAAATCAAAAGAAACGATCACGTTATTCAATGAAGAGAAGTTTGATGAAATGCGTTCAATGTTTGATGCAACGATGAAAGATGCGTTGACCGTCGAGCAATTACAAGATGTGTCAAACATTGTAAAAGAATCTGGTGAATTCGTTAGCTTTGAAAAAGAGTCTGTCGCTAAAAAAGAGCAATACTTTGTTGCAACGATTGCTACTAAGTACAAAGAAGATAATAGGGTATACACGATTACATTGGATGAACAGCAACGAATCGCAGGGTTTTTCGTGAAATAA